One Fusarium falciforme chromosome 1, complete sequence genomic window carries:
- a CDS encoding Abhydrolase-3 domain-containing protein: protein MLTIEETRALGEVHPEFEPIVRCYNPMLNAWNMDTDLDGIREIMAQVRQSRPKPDPDSLSYRMEDIKIPLRDGHEVDARVYTPKDAPSDGCPGIVVFHGGGFVLGDLDTEAGLCATFTNLGGVAVNVDFRHAPEHPFPQAIEDAFDATNWAAKNVSKLGIDPTKGFIIGGTSSGADMSLAVAHLCQDAEMKPPLTGVYAPITSGVNEETVPEKYKDHFFSKEQNANAPVFNTESLKFVHSKYKPDQTSPLAFPVAFPTHVGQPKTYFQVCGLDPVRDCSLVLEQVYKDDGVPTKIHIYSGLPHAFWALFPELEISSKRQEDVVEGLKWLLES from the exons ATGCTCACCATCGAAGAGACCCGTGCACTCGGCGAGGTTCACCCCGAGTTTGAGCCA ATTGTGAGATGTTACAACCCAATGCTCAATGCTTGGAACATGGATACCGACCTCGATGGAATTCGCGAGATAATGGCTCAAGTCCGCCAATCACGGCCCAAGCCTGACCCCGACTCTCTATCTTACCGCATGGAAGACATCAAAATCCCACTGAGGGATGGCCATGAAGTTGATGCTCGAGTATACACTCCCAAGGACGCCCCATCTGATGGTTGCCCCGGTATCGTCGTGTTTCACGGAGGCGGGTTTGTGTTGGGCGATCTCGACACCGAAGCTGGGCTCTGTGCTACCTTCACCAACCTTGGAGGCGTCGCCGTTAATGTTGATTTCCGCCACGCGCCGGAACATCCTTTCCCCcaggccatcgaggacgCTTTTGATGCTACTAATTGG GCAGCCAAAAACGTGAGCAAGCTGGGGATCGACCCTACCAAGGGCTTCATCATCGGTGGCACCAGCTCTGGAGCCGACATGTCTCTGGCTGTCGCCCACCTCTGCCAGGATGCCGAAATGAAGCCTCCTCTGACCGGTGTATATGCGCCCATTACCTCTGGGGTCAATGAAGAAACAGTCCCTGAGAAGTACAAGGACCACTTCTTCAGCAAGGAGCAGAACGCCAATGCGCCCGTGTTCAACACAGAGTCGCTCAAGTTTGTTCACT CCAAGTACAAGCCCGATCAGACGAGCCCTCTGGCGTTCCCTGTCGCATTTCCCACTCACGTTGGTCAACCCAAGACTTACTTCCAGGTCTGCGGGCTGGACCCAGTGAGGGACTGCAGCCTTGTGCTTGAGCAGGTATACAAGGACGATGGGGTGCCTACCAAGATTCACATATACTCAGGTCTGCCTCATGCATTTTGGGCTCTCTTTCCGGAGCTTGAGATTAGCAGCAAGCGTCAGGAAGATGTCGTGGAAGGCCTGAAGTGGTTGCTCGAGTCGTAG
- a CDS encoding T-complex protein 1 subunit delta, with the protein MSAPAAAPAPAAGGASNATFRDKEKPMAVRSSNIVAARAVADAIRTSLGPRGMDKMIRGGKGETIITNDGNTMLKSMSVMHPTAKMLVNLSGAQDVEAGDGTTSVVVICGSLLGAADRLLSKGIHPSVISESFQRAAAAAVEVLHEMSLPIALTDTASLLQAANTSLSSKIVSQYSNLLGPMAVNSVTKTIDLKTADNVDLNNIRIVKRVGGTIEDSELVDGLVLTQPVLKNAGGPVRMEKAKIGLIQFQLSPPKPDMENTIQVNDYRQMDKIVKEERLYLLNMAKKIKKAKCNVLLIQKSILRDAVNDLSLHFLAKLGILAVKDIERDEVEFICKSTGCKPIADIDSFTEDKLGYADLVEEVQSSGSRMVKVTGTKSVGKTVSVVVRGANSLILEEAERSLHDALCVVRCLVKKKALIAGGGAPEIEIAAQLSKQARSLTGTEAICWKAFADAMEVIPTTLAENAGLNSIKVVTELRHRHEMGEKNAGVSIKSGGVNTNISKENVLQPLLVSTSAIELAAETVKMILRIDDIALTR; encoded by the exons ATGTCTGCCCCGGCCGCAGCTCCAGCCCCTGCAGCGGGTGGCGCCAGCAATGCTACTTTTCGT GATAAGGAGAAGCCCATGGCGGTGCGCTCCTCCAACATCGTCGCCGCTCGAG CCGTCGCCGATGCTATCAGAACCTCTCTCGGTCCTCGAGGAATGGACAAGATGATCCGTGGTGGAAAGGGCGAGACCATTATCACAAACGATGGAAACACCATGCTCAAGAGCATGTCGGTCATGCACCCCACAGCAAAGATGCTGGTCAACCTTTCAGGCGCTCAGGATGTGGAAGCTGGTGACGGTACAACCtctgtcgtcgtcatctgcgGAAGTCTTCTTGGTGCCGCCGACCGACTTCTCTCCAAGGGCATCCATCCCTCAGTTATTTCCGAGTCCTTCCAGcgagctgccgccgccgccgtcgaggTCCTCCACGAGATGTCCCTGCCCATCGCCCTCACCGATAccgcctctcttctccaggcTGCCAACACCTCGCTGTCGTCCAAGATTGTGTCGCAGTACTCGAACCTGCTTGGTCCCATGGCCGTCAACTCTGTTACAAAGACTATCGACCTGAAGACCGCCGACAATGTCGATCTCAACAACATCCGAATCGTCAAGCGAGTTGGAGGAACGATCGAGGACAGCGAGCTTGTCGATGGTCTGGTTCTTACCCAGCCCGTGCTCAAGAACGCCGGTGGCCCAGTTCGCATGGAGAAGGCAAAGATTGGTCTGATTCAGTTCCAGCTGAGCCCCCCCAAGCCTGAT ATGGAAAACACCATCCAGGTCAACGACTACCGACAGATGGATAAGATCGTTAAGGAGGAGCGATTATACCTGTTgaacatggccaagaagatcaagaaggccaagtgcAACGTCCTGTTGATCCAGAAGTCTATCCTCCGTGACGCTGTCAACGACCTATCACTACACTTTTTGGCCAAGCTCGGCATCCTCGCTGTCAAGGACATTGAGCGCGATGAAGTCGAGTTTATCTGCAAGTCCACTGGCTGCAAGCCCATCGCTGATATCGACTCTTTTACTGAGGACAAGCTGGGTTATGCTGATCTCGTGGAGGAGGTACAGTCTTCGGGATCGCGCATGGTCAAGGTTACGGGCACCAAGTCGGTCGGCAAGACTgtctcggtggtggtgcgAGGTGCCAACTCTCTGAttctggaggaggcggagcGAAGTCTGCACGATGCGCTCTGCGTTGTGCGCTGTCTGGTGAAAAAGAAGGCTCTCatcgctggtggtggtgccccTGAGATCGAGATTGCCGCACAGCTCTCCAAGCAAGCGCGCAGCTTGACGGGCACCGAGGCCATCTGCTGGAAGGCTTTTGCAGATGCTATGGAGGTGATCCCCACCACGCTGGCCGAGAACGCTGGTCTCAACAGCATCAAGGTGGTGACGGAGCTGCGACACCGTCACGAGATGGGCGAGAAGAACGCGGGAGTCAGTATCAAGTCGGGAGgtgtcaacaccaacatctcCAAGGAGAACGTCCTGCAGCCCCTCCTCGTTAGCACAAGCGCGATCGAGCTGGCGGCCGAGACTGTGAAGATGATTCTGCGGATAGACGACATTGCTTTGACCAGATAG
- a CDS encoding SHSP domain-containing protein, with translation MSPSQQPYSMPFWDFVQSFDPNQGPGRGVDHNSASHFPFMAGYPFGGPGGPGGPGGPGPHGGPHGGPHGFPGLHGPGPRGPPPPPEADGFVWGPWYQGAGPWDRPRGHHEHHRSEGESSTTDVERDVNTNNEKSESPDTMAADAPDPEEVVPDENQCGRRPGFGRGRGRGGPRGGRCGRGGRGGFPHGPRGPHHGPGPHPPPPYPGQGGPFDFSGLFRGWAGHPFFRNIREQAQRFQDSQNQNDSNSFNPPVDIFNTEKAYVLHVALPGAKKEDIGVNWDADRSLLNIAGVVHRPGDEEFLNTLATGERKVGLFERNVALPPEGVEERDEIDSFGITAKMEDGVLVITVPKVEREWTEIRKVDIE, from the coding sequence ATGAGCCCGAGCCAGCAACCTTACTCGATGCCCTTCTGGGACTTTGTCCAGTCATTCGATCCCAATCAGGGACCTGGTCGCGGAGTTGATCACAACTCTGCCTCCCACTTCCCCTTCATGGCCGGTTACCCCTTTGGAGGACCCGGAGGTCCTGGTGGTCCCGGTGGCCCTGGTCCTCATGGAGGTCCTCACGGAGGTCCTCACGGTTTCCCTGGTCTCCATGGACCTGGTCCTCGcggccctcctcctccccctgaGGCCGATGGCTTCGTATGGGGTCCTTGGTATCAGGGCGCTGGCCCCTGGGATCGTCCCCGCGGTCATCACGAGCACCATCGTTCCGAGGGTGAGTCCTCGACTACAGACGTAGAGCGAGatgtcaacaccaacaacgagAAGAGCGAGTCCCCCGACACCATGGCTGCCGATGCCCCTGATCCCGAGGAGGTTGTCCCTGATGAGAACCAATGCGGTCGACGTCCTGGCTTCGGTCGAGGCCGTGGACGTGGTGGTCCCCGAGGTGGTCGATGCGGCCGTGGAGGACGAGGCGGTTTCCCTCACGGCCCTCGCGGTCCTCACCACGGACCTggacctcatcctcctcctccttatCCCGGCCAAGGCGGCCCCTTTGACTTTTCTGGCCTCTTCCGCGGCTGGGCCGGTCACCCTTTCTTCCGCAACATTCGCGAGCAGGCCCAGCGCTTCCAGGAcagccagaaccagaacGACTCCAACTCTTTCAACCCTCCCGtcgacatcttcaacacAGAAAAGGCCTATGTCCTCCACGTTGCACTGCCCGGTGCTAAGAAGGAAGACATCGGTGTCAACTGGGATGCTGACCGCAGCCTGCTGAACATTGCCGGTGTCGTCCACCGTCCTGGTGATGAAGAGTTCCTGAACACACTCGCCACCGGCGAGAGAAAGGTCGGCCTGTTTGAGCGCAACGTGGCTCTCCCTCCCGAGGGAGTTGAGGAGCGTGACGAGATTGACAGCTTTGGCATCacggccaagatggaggatggtGTCCTGGTGATCACGGTTCCCAAGGTTGAGAGGGAGTGGACCGAGATTCGCAAGGTGGACATTGAGTAA
- a CDS encoding 26S protease regulatory subunit 7, whose protein sequence is MPSATGQNWEKYQKNFADDEIEEKKITPLTDEDIQVLKTYGAAPYGTSIKKLEKQIKEKQQSVDEKIGVKESDTGLAPPHLWDVAADRQRMSEEQPFQVARCTKIIADEKGDESKSKYVINVKQIAKFVVQLGDRVSPTDIEEGMRVGVDRNKYQIMLPLPPKIDASVTMMTVEEKPDVTYGDVGGCKEQVEKLREVVEMPLLSPERFVNLGIDPPKGALLYGPPGTGKTLCARAVANRTDATFIRVIGSELVQKYVGEGARMVRELFEMARTKKACIIFFDEIDAIGGARFDDGAGGDNEVQRTMLELITQLDGFDARGNIKVMFATNRPSTLDPALMRPGRIDRKIEFSLPDLEGRANILRIHAKSMSVERDIRWELISRLCPNATGAELRSVCTEAGMFAIRARRKVASEKDFLSAVDKVIKGNLKFNSTATYMQYN, encoded by the exons ATG CCTTCCGCAACCGGTCAAAACTGGGAGAAGTACCAGAAGAACTTCGCCGACGATGAgatagaagagaagaagatcaCTCCTCTAACGGACGA GGATATTCAGGTCCTCAAGACCTACGGTGCCGCACCCTACGGAACAtccatcaagaagctcgagaagcagatcaaggagaagcaacAAAGTGTTGATGAGAAGATCGGCGTCAAG GAATCCGACACAGGACTTGCGCCACCACATCTATGGGATGTCGCCGCCGACCGTCAACGAATGTCCGAGGAGCAGCCCTTCCAAGTTGCGCGGTGTACAAAGATCATTGCCGACGAAAAGGGCGATGAGTCCAAGAGCAAATACGTCATCAACGTGAAGCAGATCGCCAAGTTCGTCGTCCAGCTCGGTGACCGGGTCAGTCCCACAGATATCGAGGAGGGCATGCGGGTTGGTGTCGACCGCAACAAGTACCAGATCATGCTTCCCTTGCCGCCCAAGATCGACGCGAGCGTTACCATGATGACTGTGGAGGAGAAGCCTGATGTCACTTACGGCGATGTCGGTGGCTGCAAGGAGCAGGTTGAGAAGCTGCGAGAAGTCGTCGAGATGCCCCTGCTATCTCCCGAGCGTTTCGTGAACCTTGGTATTGATCCTCCCAAGGGTGCACTGCTCTACGGCCCTCCCGGAACCGGCAAGACCCTCTGTGCCCGAGCTGTCGCCAACCGAACAGACGCCACCTTTATCCGAGTCATTGGCAGCGAGCTGGTCCAGAAGTACGTCGGTGAAGGTGCAAGGATGGTTCGAGAGCTGTTCGAGATGGCACGGACAAAGAAGGCttgcatcatcttcttcgacgAGATTGACGCTATCGGCGGTGCTCGATTCGATGATGGTGCCGGTGGAGACAACGAAGTCCAGCGAACTATGCTGGAGCTGATTACACAGCTTGACGGTTTCGATGCACGAGGAAACATCAAGGTCATGTTTGCCACCAACAGACCCTCCACCCTGGATCCTGCCCTGATGCGACCGGGTCGTATTGACCGAAAGATCGAGTTCTCACTGCCCGACCTCGAGGGCCGAGCCAACATTCTACGCATCCACGCCAAGAGTATGTCCGTCGAGCGCGACATCCGCTGGGAGCTCATCTCTCGTCTGTGCCCCAACGCGACGGGTGCTGAGCTGCGCAGTGTGTGCACTGAGGCCGGTATGTTTGCCATTCGCGCGAGGAGAAAGGTGGCATCGGAGAAGGACTTCCTCAGCGCGGTggacaaggtcatcaaggGCAACCTCAAGTTTAACTCGACGGCGACGTACATGCAGTACAACTAA